One window of Brachybacterium ginsengisoli genomic DNA carries:
- the purD gene encoding phosphoribosylamine--glycine ligase: MKILVIGSGGREHAIIRRLAADHPSPELHAAPGNPGIAQLATCHDASVADLDAQVALAQELRPDLVVVGPEAPLVAGAADRLREAGFAVFGPSAAAAHLEGSKSWAKEIMTAAGVPTAASVTVTASDQLEAGLDRVNPLGDVPFVVKADGLAAGKGVVVTSDRPEAVAHAEAVLAAGGQVVLEEYLDGPEVSLFCVSDGTRVVPLAPAQDFKRALDADEGPNTGGMGAYSPLPWAPEGLVEEIMEAVARPTIAELAARDIPFVGVLYCGLALTSRGLRVVEFNARFGDPETQVVLERLTSPFAPLLLAAARGELAEDTELSWSEDAAVTVVLASAGYPASARSGDPITGIDAAEELGAHVIHAGTAETDGTLVSAGGRVLSVVATGTDLEQARSRALAATEEIVLEGSHHRTDIARLAAADARTASGAAEETA, encoded by the coding sequence GTGAAGATCCTCGTCATCGGCTCCGGCGGTCGCGAACACGCGATCATCCGGCGCCTCGCCGCCGACCATCCCTCCCCCGAGCTGCACGCAGCGCCCGGCAATCCCGGCATCGCACAGCTCGCCACCTGCCACGACGCCTCCGTCGCGGACCTCGACGCCCAGGTCGCCCTGGCCCAGGAGCTGCGGCCCGACCTGGTCGTGGTGGGCCCCGAGGCTCCGCTGGTGGCCGGCGCCGCCGATCGCCTGCGAGAGGCCGGCTTCGCAGTGTTCGGCCCGTCGGCCGCCGCCGCGCACCTCGAGGGCTCGAAGTCCTGGGCGAAGGAGATCATGACCGCCGCGGGCGTGCCGACCGCCGCCTCGGTGACGGTGACCGCCTCCGATCAGCTCGAGGCGGGCCTGGACCGGGTCAACCCCCTGGGCGATGTCCCCTTCGTGGTCAAGGCCGACGGGCTCGCCGCCGGCAAGGGCGTCGTGGTCACCTCGGACCGTCCCGAGGCCGTGGCCCACGCCGAGGCCGTCCTGGCCGCCGGCGGTCAGGTGGTGCTCGAGGAGTACCTCGACGGCCCCGAGGTCTCGCTGTTCTGCGTGAGCGACGGGACCCGCGTGGTGCCCCTCGCGCCGGCGCAGGACTTCAAGCGCGCACTGGATGCGGACGAGGGCCCGAACACAGGCGGCATGGGCGCCTACTCCCCCCTCCCCTGGGCCCCCGAGGGCCTGGTCGAGGAGATCATGGAGGCGGTCGCACGGCCGACGATCGCCGAGCTCGCCGCCCGCGACATCCCCTTCGTGGGCGTCCTGTACTGCGGTCTCGCGCTCACCTCCCGCGGCCTCCGCGTGGTCGAGTTCAACGCCCGCTTCGGCGACCCCGAGACCCAGGTGGTGCTCGAGCGCCTGACCTCCCCCTTCGCGCCGCTGCTGTTGGCCGCGGCCCGCGGTGAGCTCGCCGAGGACACGGAGCTGAGCTGGAGCGAGGACGCCGCGGTCACCGTGGTTCTCGCCTCCGCCGGCTACCCGGCCTCGGCCCGCTCCGGGGACCCGATCACCGGCATCGACGCCGCCGAGGAGCTCGGCGCGCACGTCATCCACGCCGGCACCGCCGAGACCGACGGCACGCTGGTCAGCGCCGGCGGCCGCGTGCTCTCCGTGGTCGCGACCGGGACGGACCTCGAGCAGGCCCGCAGCCGCGCCCTCGCCGCCACCGAGGAGATCGTCCTCGAGGGAAGCCACCACCGCACCGACATCGCCCGCCTCGCCGCGGCCGACGCCCGCACCGCTTCCGGTGCCGCCGAGGAGACCGCATGA
- the truA gene encoding tRNA pseudouridine(38-40) synthase TruA, translating into MPVELSHLSAPGPAPAPGDRGTVRLRLDLSYDGTDFHGWATQPGQRTVQGELEEALGRIARVPARITVAGRTDTGVHARGQVCHLDLPRDVLATFPGRSDRSPAEALVTRLAGVLPSDIVVHVAREVDDDFDARFGAQWRRYRYRISDGPAAHDPLRRDVLRHRRPLDVEAMGRASIALLGEHDFLSFCKPREGATTIRELRELRWDRPGEGRADEGLIVATVVADAFCHHMVRSLVGALIGVGEGRRPESWPAQVLAARTRDAATRDGAGSAPMCPPQGLTLDHVAYPPDEELAAWAARARTLRSPLPSAD; encoded by the coding sequence ATGCCCGTCGAGCTCTCCCACCTGTCTGCACCCGGCCCCGCCCCGGCGCCCGGCGACCGCGGCACGGTCCGGCTGCGACTTGACCTCTCCTATGACGGCACCGACTTCCACGGCTGGGCCACCCAGCCCGGCCAGCGCACCGTCCAGGGCGAGCTCGAGGAGGCCCTCGGCAGGATCGCGCGCGTGCCCGCCCGGATCACGGTCGCCGGCCGCACCGACACCGGCGTTCACGCCCGCGGTCAGGTGTGCCATCTCGACCTGCCGCGCGACGTGCTCGCCACCTTCCCCGGCCGTTCCGATCGCAGCCCCGCCGAGGCGCTCGTGACCCGGCTGGCCGGAGTGCTGCCCTCGGACATCGTCGTGCACGTCGCCCGGGAGGTGGACGATGACTTCGACGCTCGCTTCGGGGCGCAGTGGCGTCGCTACCGCTACCGGATCTCCGACGGGCCTGCCGCGCACGATCCGCTGCGCCGGGACGTGCTGCGCCACCGTCGGCCGCTGGACGTCGAGGCGATGGGGAGGGCGAGCATCGCGCTGCTCGGCGAGCACGACTTCCTCTCCTTCTGCAAGCCGCGCGAGGGCGCGACCACGATCCGCGAGCTGCGCGAGCTGCGGTGGGACCGGCCCGGCGAGGGCAGGGCCGACGAGGGCCTGATCGTCGCGACCGTGGTCGCCGACGCCTTCTGCCACCACATGGTCCGCTCCCTGGTCGGCGCGCTGATCGGTGTGGGGGAGGGGCGGCGTCCCGAGTCCTGGCCCGCCCAGGTGCTCGCCGCCCGCACCCGCGATGCCGCCACCCGCGACGGGGCCGGCTCCGCGCCGATGTGCCCACCGCAGGGGCTGACCCTGGACCACGTCGCCTATCCTCCGGACGAGGAGCTCGCCGCCTGGGCCGCCCGCGCCCGCACCCTGCGCAGTCCGCTGCCGTCGGCGGACTGA
- the rplM gene encoding 50S ribosomal protein L13: MRTFTPKPGDVERSWYVIDANDVVLGRLASQAAQLLRGKHKPVFAPHVDAGDFVIIINADKVALTGNKREAKLAYRHSGYPGGLRGVPYSELLEKNPERAVEKAIRGMLPKNKLADQQIKKLKIYSGSEHPHAAQQPVPFTIDQVAQ; this comes from the coding sequence GTGCGTACGTTCACCCCGAAGCCCGGCGATGTCGAGCGTTCCTGGTACGTCATTGACGCAAACGATGTCGTCCTCGGCCGGCTCGCTTCCCAGGCTGCCCAGCTCCTGCGGGGAAAGCACAAGCCGGTCTTCGCACCCCATGTGGATGCAGGCGACTTCGTGATCATCATCAACGCTGACAAGGTCGCGCTGACCGGAAACAAGCGGGAGGCGAAGCTCGCCTACCGCCACTCCGGCTACCCGGGCGGCCTCCGCGGCGTCCCCTACTCCGAGCTGCTCGAGAAGAACCCCGAGCGCGCAGTGGAGAAGGCCATCCGCGGCATGCTCCCCAAGAACAAGCTCGCTGATCAGCAGATCAAGAAGCTGAAGATCTACTCGGGCTCCGAGCACCCCCATGCCGCTCAGCAGCCCGTTCCGTTCACCATCGATCAGGTGGCGCAGTAA
- the rpsI gene encoding 30S ribosomal protein S9, whose product MTETTPDTTEVLEDVTDESAPSSFTTESTGESAVGAGQSAIAPGYGTGRRKRAIARVRLVPGSGQWTLNGRSLEDYFPNKLHQQEVNDPFTILDLQGRFDVLVRLHGGGPSGQAGAVRLGVSRALNEIDEESNRATLKKAGFLRRDDRIIERKKAGLKKARKAPQYSKR is encoded by the coding sequence GTGACTGAGACCACCCCCGATACCACTGAGGTTCTCGAGGACGTGACCGACGAGTCCGCACCCTCGAGCTTCACCACCGAGTCGACCGGCGAGTCCGCCGTCGGCGCCGGCCAGTCCGCGATCGCACCGGGCTACGGCACCGGTCGTCGCAAGCGCGCGATCGCTCGCGTGCGCCTGGTCCCCGGCTCCGGCCAGTGGACCCTGAACGGCCGCAGCCTCGAGGATTACTTCCCGAACAAGCTGCACCAGCAGGAGGTCAACGATCCGTTCACGATCCTCGACCTCCAGGGCCGCTTCGACGTCCTGGTCCGCCTGCACGGCGGCGGCCCGTCCGGCCAGGCCGGGGCCGTGCGCCTCGGTGTGTCCCGCGCGCTGAACGAGATCGACGAGGAGTCGAACCGCGCGACCCTCAAGAAGGCAGGCTTCCTGCGCCGCGATGATCGCATCATCGAGCGCAAGAAGGCCGGTCTCAAGAAGGCCCGCAAGGCTCCGCAGTACTCCAAGCGCTGA
- a CDS encoding CoA transferase, with amino-acid sequence MMSSPPRWWGGPLDAEQLARTAVHRVRDAAAELVAARGLRTEVATTDALIAASFAAIDHLRIDGRSPQPWGELSGFVEARDGWVRLHANYPHHAAVLRTVLGVEDRPGLEREISRRDAAEVEDRVSAAGGIAVAVRTPEQWREHPHAIATAQDSWSQVQDRGERPMPGSGARPGGQPPNGPATLAGVRVLDLTRVIAGPTCTQVLACLGADVLRIDPPHRPELLDQHLSTGMGKRSAVADLRRQEIAEQLRALAAGADVILDGYRPGALARHGLGLEELEQLAPQAVIASLSAWGEHGPWGERAGFDSIVQAATGIAVRCGEEGRPGALAVQALDHSTGHLLAAHILEALALGRAVTVRASLLGAARTLLDLPTPTGEVIEPGVARVQVRAGACRIEAVPPPLLLDGRTLERDVGPDGAARAQWMA; translated from the coding sequence ATGATGTCTTCGCCGCCGCGCTGGTGGGGCGGGCCGCTCGATGCCGAGCAGCTCGCCCGCACCGCGGTGCACAGGGTGCGGGACGCCGCCGCAGAGCTCGTGGCCGCCCGCGGGCTGAGGACGGAGGTCGCGACCACGGACGCCCTGATCGCCGCCTCATTCGCCGCGATCGACCATCTGCGCATCGACGGCCGTTCCCCGCAGCCCTGGGGCGAGCTCTCCGGCTTCGTCGAGGCCCGCGACGGCTGGGTGCGCCTGCACGCGAACTATCCCCATCACGCCGCGGTGCTCCGCACGGTGCTGGGCGTCGAGGATCGGCCGGGCCTCGAGCGCGAGATCAGCCGACGCGATGCCGCCGAGGTGGAGGACCGGGTCAGCGCCGCCGGCGGGATCGCGGTCGCCGTGCGCACTCCGGAGCAGTGGCGCGAGCATCCGCACGCGATCGCGACCGCGCAGGATTCCTGGTCACAGGTGCAGGACCGGGGAGAGCGTCCGATGCCGGGGTCCGGCGCCCGCCCTGGCGGGCAGCCGCCGAACGGCCCGGCCACGCTCGCCGGCGTGCGGGTGCTGGATCTGACCCGGGTGATCGCCGGCCCCACCTGCACGCAGGTGCTCGCGTGCCTGGGCGCCGATGTGCTCCGCATCGATCCGCCGCACCGCCCGGAGCTCCTCGACCAGCATCTGTCCACCGGGATGGGCAAGCGCTCCGCAGTGGCGGACCTGCGCCGGCAGGAGATCGCCGAGCAGCTGCGTGCCCTGGCCGCCGGGGCCGATGTCATCCTCGACGGCTACCGGCCCGGAGCACTCGCCCGGCACGGACTGGGGCTCGAAGAGCTCGAGCAGCTCGCGCCGCAGGCCGTGATCGCCTCCCTCTCCGCCTGGGGCGAGCACGGGCCCTGGGGCGAGCGCGCCGGCTTCGACTCGATCGTGCAGGCCGCGACCGGGATCGCGGTGCGCTGCGGCGAGGAGGGGAGGCCCGGAGCACTCGCGGTGCAGGCCCTCGACCACTCCACCGGCCACCTCCTGGCCGCGCACATCCTCGAGGCGCTCGCCCTCGGCCGGGCCGTGACGGTGCGGGCGAGCCTGCTCGGCGCCGCCCGGACCCTGCTGGACCTGCCGACGCCGACAGGCGAGGTCATCGAGCCGGGCGTGGCCCGCGTCCAGGTTCGGGCAGGGGCCTGCCGGATCGAAGCGGTCCCTCCGCCGCTGCTCCTCGACGGGCGCACCCTCGAGCGCGACGTCGGCCCCGACGGCGCGGCCCGCGCGCAATGGATGGCCTGA
- a CDS encoding DEAD/DEAH box helicase — protein sequence MSDPVLLPRLLPSAISHHVGDRTASRGLGLARAGGVADVTWDPATSVVSAEVTDTDGVPHRTEVELAEYEEDSVSRRFHTPGPGGLWRPRRSGCDCSVGESCVHVAATLYRVNDLGTRAMEESPPAEWRSVLRPLLNSTVSTDATGSASQAAPRPLALRFDLEAGTSGSGTSRHHRETATAAHLHSGAELWLGMRPLTRGRKGAWIKGDLSWRTFEYRLAGREYDPAHGEALTRLFASASVERSYSSGAIDHLWLNSITSPLLWQSLEHARAAGVEFLPGSGLAGIELVGGGEVGLDLRTLESTQELEVSPRLAIGGRRIEEGRLLGASGLLEIEELADEQLLARLAPLGASVPRALRGLLHRRRPLLVPPADRETFLEVAYPQLRSLTTMTSLDGSVELPAARRPTLHLSAGYASGDRLSLRWSWRYHDPDRQLPMDQRQGAHRDLAHEEEVIAEAMSLWPMAPSDTPELLSGTDTAQFTEHVLDALAALDHVEVEVSGTRHAYRELDGDPRVRITQQASPGKNDWFDLGFEITIEGRQIPFPSLFVALAQGRSKLLMSDRTYFSLDHPAFDALRELIREGEALAEWEPEQQRISRFQVDLWDDLQEIAQETVTSREWERTALSLRDLEDAPTPTLPRTLHAELRPYQEEGFAWLSFLRAHGLGGVLADDMGLGKTLQTLALIAHAREQDPQAPPFLVVAPASVLPVWRREAERFTPDLQVRVLDRTAASRGGELAAAIFGVDLVVTSYSVLRIDEEDFAGTSFQGFVLDEAQFVKNRRSRTHRAAKGVRAGFRLAITGTPMENSLDDLWSILDLVAPGLLGTAIGFRRQYTLPIETGDHPGRMELLRRRVRPFVLRRTKELVASELPEKHEEVLTVTLSPEHRAVYDSVLQRERKKVLGLIETDLDRSRFIVFRSLTLLRMMALDPALVDAEEYADVPSSKLVALFDRLEEVISDGHRVLLFSQFTSYLDRVAAELDRREVRYAHLDGSTRDRDAAVTGFREGDAPVFLISLKAGGFGLTLTEADYVFLLDPWWNPAAENQAVDRAHRIGQERQVMVYRMIAEDTIEEKVLALQRRKAELFDALTDGGDAFRSAVTAEDLRELLS from the coding sequence ATGTCCGATCCCGTCCTCCTCCCCCGCCTGCTGCCCTCGGCGATCAGCCACCACGTGGGCGATCGCACCGCGAGCCGCGGTCTCGGCCTCGCCCGTGCCGGCGGTGTCGCCGATGTCACCTGGGATCCCGCCACCTCGGTCGTGTCGGCGGAGGTCACCGACACCGACGGCGTCCCCCACCGCACCGAGGTGGAGCTCGCCGAGTACGAGGAGGACTCGGTCTCCCGCCGCTTCCACACCCCGGGCCCCGGCGGGCTGTGGCGGCCGCGCCGCTCCGGCTGCGACTGCAGCGTCGGCGAGTCCTGCGTGCACGTCGCGGCGACCCTGTACCGGGTCAACGACCTGGGCACCCGTGCGATGGAGGAGAGCCCGCCGGCCGAGTGGCGCAGCGTGCTGCGGCCGCTGCTGAACTCGACCGTCTCCACCGACGCCACCGGTTCCGCCTCGCAGGCCGCGCCGCGACCGCTCGCGCTGCGCTTCGACCTCGAGGCCGGCACCTCCGGCAGCGGCACCTCCCGCCACCACCGCGAGACCGCCACGGCCGCCCACCTGCACTCCGGCGCGGAGCTGTGGTTGGGCATGCGCCCGCTGACCCGTGGCCGCAAGGGCGCCTGGATCAAGGGCGATCTCTCCTGGCGCACCTTCGAGTACCGGCTCGCCGGGCGGGAGTACGACCCCGCGCACGGCGAGGCGCTGACCCGTCTCTTCGCCTCGGCCTCGGTGGAGCGCTCCTACTCCAGCGGTGCGATCGACCACCTCTGGCTGAACTCGATCACCTCTCCCCTGCTGTGGCAGTCGCTCGAGCACGCCCGAGCCGCCGGGGTGGAGTTCCTGCCCGGCTCCGGGCTCGCCGGGATCGAGCTGGTGGGCGGCGGCGAGGTGGGCCTGGACCTGCGCACCCTCGAGTCCACGCAGGAGCTGGAGGTCTCGCCGCGCCTGGCCATCGGCGGCCGACGGATCGAGGAGGGTCGGCTGCTGGGCGCCTCCGGCCTCCTCGAGATCGAGGAGCTCGCGGACGAGCAGCTCCTGGCCCGTCTCGCCCCGCTCGGCGCCTCCGTGCCGCGGGCGCTGCGCGGCCTGCTGCACCGTCGTCGGCCCCTGCTGGTGCCGCCCGCGGATCGCGAGACGTTCCTCGAGGTCGCCTATCCGCAGCTGCGCTCGCTGACCACGATGACCAGCCTCGACGGCAGCGTCGAGCTGCCCGCGGCGCGTCGGCCCACCCTACATCTGAGCGCCGGGTACGCCTCCGGCGACCGGCTGTCGCTGCGCTGGAGCTGGCGGTACCACGACCCCGATCGGCAGCTGCCGATGGATCAGCGCCAGGGCGCCCATCGCGATCTCGCCCACGAGGAGGAGGTGATCGCCGAGGCGATGTCGCTGTGGCCGATGGCCCCCAGCGACACCCCGGAGCTGCTCAGCGGGACCGACACCGCCCAGTTCACGGAGCATGTCCTGGATGCGCTGGCCGCGCTGGACCATGTCGAGGTCGAGGTGTCCGGCACCCGCCACGCCTATCGCGAGCTCGACGGCGACCCGCGGGTGCGGATCACCCAGCAGGCCTCCCCCGGCAAGAACGACTGGTTCGACCTCGGCTTCGAGATCACCATCGAGGGACGCCAGATCCCGTTCCCGAGCCTCTTCGTGGCCCTCGCCCAGGGTCGCTCGAAGCTGCTGATGTCCGACCGCACCTACTTCTCCCTGGACCATCCCGCCTTCGACGCGCTGCGCGAGCTGATCCGCGAGGGCGAGGCGCTGGCCGAATGGGAGCCGGAGCAGCAGCGGATCTCTCGCTTCCAGGTGGATCTGTGGGACGACCTCCAGGAGATCGCCCAGGAGACGGTGACCAGCCGTGAGTGGGAGCGCACCGCGCTGTCGCTGCGCGATCTCGAGGACGCCCCGACGCCCACGCTGCCCCGCACCCTCCATGCGGAGCTGCGCCCGTACCAGGAGGAGGGCTTCGCGTGGCTCTCCTTCCTCCGCGCCCACGGCCTGGGCGGCGTGCTGGCCGACGACATGGGCCTGGGCAAGACGCTCCAGACCCTCGCGCTGATCGCCCATGCCCGTGAGCAGGACCCGCAGGCGCCGCCGTTCCTGGTGGTCGCCCCGGCCTCGGTGCTCCCGGTGTGGCGCCGCGAGGCGGAGCGCTTCACCCCGGACCTGCAGGTGCGGGTGTTGGACCGCACCGCGGCCTCCCGCGGCGGCGAGCTCGCCGCCGCGATCTTCGGCGTAGATCTGGTGGTGACCAGCTACTCGGTGCTGCGGATCGACGAGGAGGACTTCGCCGGGACCAGCTTCCAGGGCTTCGTGCTGGACGAGGCGCAGTTCGTGAAGAACCGTCGCTCGCGCACGCATCGGGCGGCCAAGGGGGTGCGCGCCGGGTTCCGGCTCGCGATCACCGGCACGCCGATGGAGAACTCCCTGGACGACCTCTGGTCGATCCTGGATCTGGTCGCGCCCGGGCTGCTGGGCACAGCGATCGGGTTCCGCAGGCAGTACACCCTGCCGATCGAGACCGGCGACCATCCGGGCCGGATGGAGCTGCTGCGTCGGAGGGTGCGGCCGTTCGTGCTGCGCCGCACCAAGGAGCTGGTGGCGAGCGAGCTGCCGGAGAAGCACGAGGAGGTGCTCACGGTGACGCTCTCGCCCGAGCACCGTGCGGTCTACGACTCGGTGCTGCAGCGCGAACGGAAGAAGGTGCTGGGTCTGATCGAGACGGATCTGGACCGCTCCCGCTTCATCGTGTTCCGCTCCCTGACCCTGCTGCGGATGATGGCGCTGGATCCCGCGCTGGTGGACGCCGAGGAGTACGCGGACGTGCCGAGCTCGAAGCTGGTGGCGCTGTTCGACCGCCTCGAGGAGGTGATCAGCGACGGCCACCGCGTGCTGCTGTTCAGCCAGTTCACGTCCTATCTGGACCGGGTCGCGGCGGAGCTGGACCGTCGCGAGGTGCGCTACGCGCATCTGGACGGCTCCACCCGGGATCGCGACGCGGCGGTGACCGGCTTCCGCGAGGGCGACGCCCCGGTGTTCCTCATCTCGCTGAAGGCAGGCGGCTTCGGCCTCACCCTCACCGAGGCGGACTACGTGTTCCTGCTGGACCCCTGGTGGAACCCCGCCGCGGAGAACCAGGCCGTGGACCGCGCCCACCGCATCGGCCAGGAGCGCCAGGTGATGGTGTACCGGATGATCGCGGAGGACACGATCGAGGAGAAGGTTCTCGCTCTGCAGCGCCGCAAGGCCGAGCTGTTCGACGCCCTCACCGACGGCGGCGACGCCTTCCGCTCCGCCGTCACCGCCGAGGACCTCCGCGAGCTGCTCAGCTGA
- the glmM gene encoding phosphoglucosamine mutase, with amino-acid sequence MARLFGTDGVRGRANGDITAELAVELSVGAAHVLGTLGAFGGTRPRAIVARDTRPSGDFLSAAVSAGLASAGVDVLDAEVLPTPGLAYLVQSTGADLGVMISASHNPAPDNGIKFFARGGTKLPDEVEDAIEARIGEKWDRPQGTEVGTITRYEGAIEAYVEHLVSTLDRSLEGLTVVADCANGAASITGPEALRRAGATVQVIGDLSDGGLINDGVGSTHLEPLQAAVREHGADIGVAFDGDADRCLAVDAAGEIIDGDQIMAILALDLKERGRLHDDTLVVTVMSNLGLKLAMKEHGVMLAQTGVGDRYVLEEMNLGGFSIGGEQSGHVIIAEHATTGDGELTALHLLQRMAETGRSSRELADVMTRLPQALINVKDVDKAKATIDRGVTDAIAAAEKELGETGRVLLRPSGTEPVVRVMVEAPSDEKATEIAERLAVVVRERVGL; translated from the coding sequence GTGGCACGACTCTTCGGCACCGACGGAGTGCGCGGACGCGCGAACGGCGACATCACCGCGGAGCTCGCGGTCGAGCTCTCGGTGGGCGCCGCCCACGTGCTCGGCACGCTGGGCGCCTTCGGCGGCACCCGGCCGCGCGCGATCGTCGCCCGCGACACCCGCCCCTCGGGGGACTTCCTCTCCGCCGCGGTGAGCGCGGGCCTGGCCTCCGCCGGGGTGGACGTGCTCGATGCCGAGGTGCTGCCCACTCCGGGCCTCGCCTACCTGGTGCAGTCCACCGGTGCGGACCTGGGTGTGATGATCTCCGCCTCCCACAACCCGGCCCCGGACAACGGCATCAAGTTCTTCGCCCGCGGCGGCACCAAGCTGCCCGACGAGGTCGAGGACGCGATCGAGGCGCGCATCGGCGAGAAGTGGGACCGCCCCCAGGGCACGGAGGTGGGCACGATCACCCGCTACGAGGGCGCGATCGAGGCCTACGTCGAGCATCTGGTCTCCACCCTCGACCGCTCGCTGGAGGGGCTCACCGTGGTCGCCGACTGCGCCAACGGCGCCGCGAGCATCACCGGCCCCGAGGCGCTGCGCCGCGCCGGTGCGACCGTGCAAGTGATCGGCGATCTCAGCGACGGCGGCCTGATCAACGACGGCGTCGGCTCCACCCACCTCGAGCCGCTGCAGGCCGCGGTGCGCGAGCACGGCGCGGACATCGGCGTGGCCTTCGACGGCGACGCCGACCGCTGCCTCGCGGTCGACGCCGCGGGCGAGATCATCGACGGCGACCAGATCATGGCGATCCTCGCCCTGGACCTCAAGGAGCGCGGGCGCCTCCACGACGACACGCTCGTGGTCACCGTGATGAGCAACCTCGGCCTGAAGCTCGCGATGAAGGAGCACGGCGTGATGCTCGCGCAGACGGGCGTGGGCGACCGCTACGTGCTCGAGGAGATGAACCTCGGCGGGTTCTCCATCGGCGGCGAGCAGTCCGGCCACGTGATCATCGCCGAGCACGCCACCACCGGCGACGGCGAGCTGACCGCGCTGCACCTCCTGCAGCGGATGGCGGAGACCGGTCGCAGCTCCCGGGAGCTGGCCGATGTCATGACCCGTCTTCCGCAGGCGCTGATCAACGTCAAGGACGTCGACAAGGCCAAGGCCACGATCGACCGCGGCGTGACCGATGCGATCGCGGCCGCCGAGAAGGAGCTGGGCGAGACCGGCCGGGTGCTGCTGCGCCCCTCGGGCACCGAGCCCGTCGTGCGCGTGATGGTCGAGGCGCCCAGCGACGAGAAGGCGACCGAGATCGCCGAGCGCCTCGCCGTCGTGGTGCGCGAGCGCGTCGGTCTCTGA
- the coaA gene encoding type I pantothenate kinase, whose amino-acid sequence MKAAPTSSTVTPFEEILRDDWARLSRQTPLPLSEEDVDRLRGLGDRVDLSEVDAVYRPISRLLNIQVAAAQALRRSRESFLDQHQHRTPYVIGVAGSVAVGKSTTARLLRELMARWPETPRVQLVTTDGFLHPNAILESRGIMQRKGFPESYDRRALLRFVADVKAGQERVEAPVYSHLTYDILEDERVVVEQPDVLIVEGLNVLQPARPRRDGRLGMAVSDFFDFSIYVDARQEDVRRWYVDRFLQLRRTAFADPRSYFRRYAELTDEQAVETALGIWRRINGPNLTENVVPTRGRADLVLRKDGQHRVHSVLLRKV is encoded by the coding sequence ATGAAGGCCGCGCCGACGTCGAGCACCGTCACCCCGTTCGAGGAGATCCTCCGGGACGACTGGGCGAGGCTGTCCCGCCAGACACCCCTGCCGCTGTCGGAGGAGGACGTGGACCGGCTGCGCGGGCTCGGCGACCGGGTGGACCTCAGCGAGGTCGATGCCGTCTACCGGCCGATCTCGCGCCTGCTGAACATCCAGGTCGCCGCGGCGCAGGCGCTGCGCCGCTCCCGGGAGAGCTTCCTGGACCAGCACCAGCACCGCACCCCGTACGTCATCGGCGTGGCCGGTTCGGTGGCGGTCGGCAAGTCCACCACCGCCCGCCTGCTGCGGGAGCTCATGGCGCGCTGGCCGGAGACCCCTCGCGTGCAGCTGGTGACCACCGACGGGTTCCTCCACCCCAATGCGATCCTCGAGTCCCGCGGCATCATGCAGCGCAAGGGCTTCCCGGAGAGCTACGACCGGCGGGCGCTGCTGCGCTTCGTCGCGGATGTGAAGGCCGGGCAGGAGCGGGTCGAGGCACCGGTGTACTCGCACCTGACCTACGACATCCTCGAGGACGAGCGGGTCGTGGTCGAGCAGCCGGACGTGCTCATCGTCGAGGGGCTGAACGTGCTGCAGCCGGCCCGCCCCCGCCGCGACGGGCGGCTGGGGATGGCGGTCTCGGACTTCTTCGACTTCTCGATCTACGTCGACGCCCGCCAGGAGGACGTCCGGCGTTGGTACGTGGATCGCTTCCTGCAGCTGCGCCGCACCGCCTTCGCGGATCCGCGCTCGTACTTCCGTCGCTACGCCGAGCTCACCGACGAGCAGGCGGTCGAGACGGCGCTGGGGATCTGGCGGCGCATCAACGGACCGAACCTCACCGAGAACGTGGTCCCCACGCGCGGCCGCGCCGACCTGGTGCTGCGCAAGGACGGCCAGCACCGCGTGCACTCGGTGCTGCTGCGGAAGGTCTGA